From Acipenser ruthenus chromosome 2, fAciRut3.2 maternal haplotype, whole genome shotgun sequence, a single genomic window includes:
- the LOC117409349 gene encoding receptor-type tyrosine-protein phosphatase kappa-like isoform X2 has product MFILTTGQLHAASLVSFAILAYTAAEFNGNNGAAKPRDSSASCSRPKNPNSWVQPDQQYYSVNETLTITCDSGYELSNGKTKDTLTCKNVKWNKKKTDFKCREKPMIMTHNITITHDTIKVSWNSIYSRSYRYKVTAKCQLKRNYGVECDKTEETMSHVKNNATEEFIYESLMPFSLYAITFNEMFHYGDGYQKEIRKTISVNTSETVPEPPSLSKDNNNPKIKWNMSNCHGRILGYELTCIGKRSYNASFAEQYIINISSPCTEYQLNKMKKGTNYTVLLSGRTSAGLGKSSNITFETDISEPEPPEVSGMLVYNITDATAVLPLKLVAEVNGPISAYQIIIKKLKKKLPSKRSLSDMCQRSDIPAFNSAASNDLYITAEIPGSALGSAFTIGDGNMYQGYYNAPLLPEAHYTAIIRIVSTWNKVTKYSCSEYDSFSVSPRIVKESNAAWVASGSSLGILVIILAMAIGYRRLSRKCQRNTEEMESISLINKGNVDTEIQVKDLLTYAIRKKKLEYENEDDEESVGLAKEYSSIPCDLIHPNTVATQPHNKGKNRYINITPYDQSRVVLQATSNKEDSDYINASYLDGYKKTNCYIATQGPLASTVDEFWRMIWQEKSEVIVMLTNLIEQEKAKCVKYWPEQSQQYSDFTVTLSSVKRTLEVVIRTFRVKKEDSSMERTVTQFHYISWPDHGVPKKLTGLRSLLKRVNECNIPGSGPIVVHCSAGIGRTGTFIALDCLLKRAEEEGKVDVMQCVKKLREKRVNMVQTVEQYIFLYDSLVEFLICGDTSVEVQDLYDKMKGMEWIDPATGKDRYTTEFETLQKFSDLYMFRPCRNAHKQLNKHKNRNSEILPADDVITHLMSLTNENGSASYINAVFADRYNKQYGFVITHLPLKETLADFWALVYDYSCTTLIIMNEIQDLDETYPAFWPESGECSYGLFNVQKVLTKQSVGYTVTSLKLRKQKKETPVHLINLIQLKDWLMHQCLPRSDTIIKMLTEVQSLQQKPDDGTVLVTCCNNTNFVTNWLCPCIHLLKPMETEKVQYKWIIYETMDVPRTASEMSKKPYIYCNTCSSEYRRISVK; this is encoded by the exons CATCGTGTTCCAGGCCAAAAAACCCAAACAGCTGGGTGCAACCTGACCAACAATATTACTCAGTTAATGAAACATTGACTATAACCTGCGACAGTGGATATGAACTGTCTAATGGTAAAACAAAGGACACATTGACTTGTAAAAATGTGAAATGGAACAAGAAAAAGACTGATTTCAAGTGCAGAG AGAAACCCATGATAATGACACATAATATAACCATCACACATGATACAATTAAAGTATCCTGGAATTCCATATATAGTCGTTCATATCGTTACAAGGTAACAGCCAAATGTCAACTAAAACGCAACTATGGAGTAGAGTGCGATAAAACGGAAGAAACTATGAGCcatgtaaaaaacaatgcaacagAAGAATTCATTTATGAGTCCTTGATGCCATTTTCCCTCTACGCAATTACATTTAATGAGATGTTTCACTATGGTGATGGTTATCAAAAAGAAATCCGGAAGACCATATCAGTAAACACAAGTGAGACGG TTCCAGAACCCCCCTCTTTATCTAAAGATAACAATAATCCAAAGATAAAATGGAATATGTCAAACTGCCATGGACGCATTCTTGGATAtgag TTGACATGTATAGGCAAAAGAAGTTATAATGCAAGCTTTGCTGAACAATATATAATCAACATCAGTTCACCTTGTACAGAATACCAACTAAATAAGATGAAAAAAGGAACCAATTACACTGTGCTGCTTTCTGGACGCACATCTGCCGGTTTAGGAAAATCTTCAAATATAACATTTGAAACAGATATAAGTG AACCCGAGCCTCCTGAAGTGAGTGGAATGTTGGTTTATAACATCACTGATGCAACTGCTGTTCTTCCACTGAAACTTGTTGCGGAAGTCAATGGACCAATCAG TGCATATCAAATTATaataaagaaactgaaaaaaaaattaccaagTAAAAGAAGTCTATCAGACATGTGCCAAAGAAGTGACATACCAGCATTCAACTCCGCTGCAAGTAATGACTTGTACATTACTGCTGAGATTCCAGGCAGTGCTCTTGGAAGTGCGTTTACAATAGGAGATGGCAACATGTACCAAGGCTATTACAATGCTCCACTGTTGCCTGAAGCACATTATACAGCTATTATTCGGATCGTCAGCACTTGGAATAAG gTCACAAAGTACTCCTGCAGTGAATATGATTCATTTAGTG TATCCCCAAGGATTGTTAAAGAAAGCAATGCAGCGTGGGTAGCCTCTGGCTCATCACTGGGGATTCTGGTTATTATACTTGCAATGGCAATAGGTTACAG GAGATTATCCAGAAAATGTCAACGCAACACTGAGGAGATGGAAAGTATTTCACTGATAAATAAAG GGAATGTGGATACAGAAATTCAAGTGAAGGATTTATTAACATATGCGATcagaaaaaagaaactggagtATGAGAATGAAGACGATGAAGAAAGTGTGGGTCTCGCCAAAGAATATAGC AGTATTCCATGTGATTTGATACATCCAAATACAGTTGCAACTCAGCCACACAACAAAGGGAAGAATCGATATATAAATATCACACCTT ATGATCAATCTCGTGTTGTCCTACAAGCAACCAGCAATAAAGAGGATTCTGATTATATCAATGCCAGCTATCTGGAT ggatacaaaaaaacaaattgctACATAGCTACACAAG GCCCTCTGGCATCAACTGTAGATGAGTTTTGGAGGATGATTTGGCAAGAGAAATCAGAAGTCATTGTGATGCTTACAAACCTAATTGAGCAGGAAAAG GCTAAATGTGTAAAGTACTGGCCCGAGCAGTCACAACAGTACAGTGATTTCACTGTCACTCTATCAAGTGTAAAAAGAACGTTGGAAGTTGTTATCCGAACATTCAGAGTGAAAAAG GAGGATTCTTCCATGGAAAGGACAGTAACACAGTTTCACTACATTTCCTGGCCTGATCATGGGGTGCCTAAAAAATTGACTGGACTGAGATCTCTTTTGAAAAGGGTCAATGAATGTAACATACCTGGCAGTGGGCCTATTGTTGTGCATTGCAG tgcaggAATTGGTCGCACTGGCACTTTTATAGCCTTGGACTGCCTCTTAAAAAGGGCAGAGGAAGAAGGGAAAGTGGATGTGATGCAATGTGTGAAAAAACTGAGAGAGAAACGAGTAAATATGGTCCAGACAGTG GagcaatacatatttttatatgaTTCACTGGTAGAATTCCTTATTTGCGGAGACACTTCTGTTGAAGTTCAAGACCTATATGATAAAATGAAAGGGATGGAATGGATTGATCCTGCAACTGGAAAGGATAGGTACACAACGGAGTTTGAG aCTCTTCAGAAGTTTTCAGATTTATACATGTTCCGTCCATGTAGGAATGCTCACAAACAACTCAACAAACACAAGAACAGAAACTCAGAGATACTGCCCG cAGATGATGTAATAACACATCTCATGTCCTTGACAAATGAAAATGGATCTGCCAGTTATATCAATGCAGTCTTTGCTGAT CGCTACAATAAGCAATATGGTTTTGTAATCACACATTTACCTTTAAAGGAAACACTTGCAGATTTTTGGGCATTGGTATATGATTATAGTTGCACAACATTGATCATAATGAATGAAATCCAAGACCTAGATGAG ACTTATCCAGCATTTTGGCCTGAATCTGGAGAATGCAGTTATGGTCTGTTCAATGTCCAAAAGGTCTTAACAAAGCAGTCTGTAGGATATACAGTCACAAGCCTGAAactcaggaaacaaaaaaag GAGACTCCTGTGCATCTGATTAACCTCATACAGTTAAAGGACTGGCTAATGCACCAGTGTCTCCCACGATCAGACACCATTATTAAGATGCTTACAGAAGTGCAGAGCTTGCAACAGAAACCAGATGATGGCACTGTCCTAGTCACATGTTG caacaATACCAATTTTGTTACAAATTGGCTTTGTCCTTGTATTCATTTGTTGAAACCTATGGAAACTGAAAAAGTGCAGTATAAATGGATAATATACGAAACAATGGATGTGCCAAGAACTGCATCTGAAATGTCCAAGAAGCCATACATTTATTGCAACACCTGCTCTTCAGAATATAGAAGAATATCAGTTAAATAA
- the LOC117409349 gene encoding receptor-type tyrosine-protein phosphatase kappa-like isoform X6 yields MYLYFKVYPFCLTFFCILLKLTCIGKRSYNASFAEQYIINISSPCTEYQLNKMKKGTNYTVLLSGRTSAGLGKSSNITFETDISEPEPPEVSGMLVYNITDATAVLPLKLVAEVNGPISAYQIIIKKLKKKLPSKRSLSDMCQRSDIPAFNSAASNDLYITAEIPGSALGSAFTIGDGNMYQGYYNAPLLPEAHYTAIIRIVSTWNKVTKYSCSEYDSFSVSPRIVKESNAAWVASGSSLGILVIILAMAIGYRRLSRKCQRNTEEMESISLINKGNVDTEIQVKDLLTYAIRKKKLEYENEDDEESVGLAKEYSSIPCDLIHPNTVATQPHNKGKNRYINITPYDQSRVVLQATSNKEDSDYINASYLDGYKKTNCYIATQGPLASTVDEFWRMIWQEKSEVIVMLTNLIEQEKAKCVKYWPEQSQQYSDFTVTLSSVKRTLEVVIRTFRVKKEDSSMERTVTQFHYISWPDHGVPKKLTGLRSLLKRVNECNIPGSGPIVVHCSAGIGRTGTFIALDCLLKRAEEEGKVDVMQCVKKLREKRVNMVQTVEQYIFLYDSLVEFLICGDTSVEVQDLYDKMKGMEWIDPATGKDRYTTEFETLQKFSDLYMFRPCRNAHKQLNKHKNRNSEILPADDVITHLMSLTNENGSASYINAVFADRYNKQYGFVITHLPLKETLADFWALVYDYSCTTLIIMNEIQDLDETYPAFWPESGECSYGLFNVQKVLTKQSVGYTVTSLKLRKQKKETPVHLINLIQLKDWLMHQCLPRSDTIIKMLTEVQSLQQKPDDGTVLVTCWDGASRSGLFCAASIIHEQIKQEGLVDVFQAIKTLRSSRPQLIENKQQYQFCYKLALSLYSFVETYGN; encoded by the exons atgtacctgtattttaaagtgtatcCATTTTGTCTAacctttttttgtattcttttaaagTTGACATGTATAGGCAAAAGAAGTTATAATGCAAGCTTTGCTGAACAATATATAATCAACATCAGTTCACCTTGTACAGAATACCAACTAAATAAGATGAAAAAAGGAACCAATTACACTGTGCTGCTTTCTGGACGCACATCTGCCGGTTTAGGAAAATCTTCAAATATAACATTTGAAACAGATATAAGTG AACCCGAGCCTCCTGAAGTGAGTGGAATGTTGGTTTATAACATCACTGATGCAACTGCTGTTCTTCCACTGAAACTTGTTGCGGAAGTCAATGGACCAATCAG TGCATATCAAATTATaataaagaaactgaaaaaaaaattaccaagTAAAAGAAGTCTATCAGACATGTGCCAAAGAAGTGACATACCAGCATTCAACTCCGCTGCAAGTAATGACTTGTACATTACTGCTGAGATTCCAGGCAGTGCTCTTGGAAGTGCGTTTACAATAGGAGATGGCAACATGTACCAAGGCTATTACAATGCTCCACTGTTGCCTGAAGCACATTATACAGCTATTATTCGGATCGTCAGCACTTGGAATAAG gTCACAAAGTACTCCTGCAGTGAATATGATTCATTTAGTG TATCCCCAAGGATTGTTAAAGAAAGCAATGCAGCGTGGGTAGCCTCTGGCTCATCACTGGGGATTCTGGTTATTATACTTGCAATGGCAATAGGTTACAG GAGATTATCCAGAAAATGTCAACGCAACACTGAGGAGATGGAAAGTATTTCACTGATAAATAAAG GGAATGTGGATACAGAAATTCAAGTGAAGGATTTATTAACATATGCGATcagaaaaaagaaactggagtATGAGAATGAAGACGATGAAGAAAGTGTGGGTCTCGCCAAAGAATATAGC AGTATTCCATGTGATTTGATACATCCAAATACAGTTGCAACTCAGCCACACAACAAAGGGAAGAATCGATATATAAATATCACACCTT ATGATCAATCTCGTGTTGTCCTACAAGCAACCAGCAATAAAGAGGATTCTGATTATATCAATGCCAGCTATCTGGAT ggatacaaaaaaacaaattgctACATAGCTACACAAG GCCCTCTGGCATCAACTGTAGATGAGTTTTGGAGGATGATTTGGCAAGAGAAATCAGAAGTCATTGTGATGCTTACAAACCTAATTGAGCAGGAAAAG GCTAAATGTGTAAAGTACTGGCCCGAGCAGTCACAACAGTACAGTGATTTCACTGTCACTCTATCAAGTGTAAAAAGAACGTTGGAAGTTGTTATCCGAACATTCAGAGTGAAAAAG GAGGATTCTTCCATGGAAAGGACAGTAACACAGTTTCACTACATTTCCTGGCCTGATCATGGGGTGCCTAAAAAATTGACTGGACTGAGATCTCTTTTGAAAAGGGTCAATGAATGTAACATACCTGGCAGTGGGCCTATTGTTGTGCATTGCAG tgcaggAATTGGTCGCACTGGCACTTTTATAGCCTTGGACTGCCTCTTAAAAAGGGCAGAGGAAGAAGGGAAAGTGGATGTGATGCAATGTGTGAAAAAACTGAGAGAGAAACGAGTAAATATGGTCCAGACAGTG GagcaatacatatttttatatgaTTCACTGGTAGAATTCCTTATTTGCGGAGACACTTCTGTTGAAGTTCAAGACCTATATGATAAAATGAAAGGGATGGAATGGATTGATCCTGCAACTGGAAAGGATAGGTACACAACGGAGTTTGAG aCTCTTCAGAAGTTTTCAGATTTATACATGTTCCGTCCATGTAGGAATGCTCACAAACAACTCAACAAACACAAGAACAGAAACTCAGAGATACTGCCCG cAGATGATGTAATAACACATCTCATGTCCTTGACAAATGAAAATGGATCTGCCAGTTATATCAATGCAGTCTTTGCTGAT CGCTACAATAAGCAATATGGTTTTGTAATCACACATTTACCTTTAAAGGAAACACTTGCAGATTTTTGGGCATTGGTATATGATTATAGTTGCACAACATTGATCATAATGAATGAAATCCAAGACCTAGATGAG ACTTATCCAGCATTTTGGCCTGAATCTGGAGAATGCAGTTATGGTCTGTTCAATGTCCAAAAGGTCTTAACAAAGCAGTCTGTAGGATATACAGTCACAAGCCTGAAactcaggaaacaaaaaaag GAGACTCCTGTGCATCTGATTAACCTCATACAGTTAAAGGACTGGCTAATGCACCAGTGTCTCCCACGATCAGACACCATTATTAAGATGCTTACAGAAGTGCAGAGCTTGCAACAGAAACCAGATGATGGCACTGTCCTAGTCACATGTTG GGACGGGGCATCTAGGAGTGGTCTGTTCTGTGCTGCCAGTATCATACATGAACAGATTAAGCAAGAAGGGCTGGTTGATGTATTTCAGGCAATCAAAACCTTGAGGAGCAGTCGACCTCagttaattgaaaataaa caacaATACCAATTTTGTTACAAATTGGCTTTGTCCTTGTATTCATTTGTTGAAACCTATGGAAACTGA
- the LOC117409349 gene encoding receptor-type tyrosine-protein phosphatase kappa-like isoform X7: MKKGTNYTVLLSGRTSAGLGKSSNITFETDISEPEPPEVSGMLVYNITDATAVLPLKLVAEVNGPISAYQIIIKKLKKKLPSKRSLSDMCQRSDIPAFNSAASNDLYITAEIPGSALGSAFTIGDGNMYQGYYNAPLLPEAHYTAIIRIVSTWNKVTKYSCSEYDSFSVSPRIVKESNAAWVASGSSLGILVIILAMAIGYRRLSRKCQRNTEEMESISLINKGNVDTEIQVKDLLTYAIRKKKLEYENEDDEESVGLAKEYSSIPCDLIHPNTVATQPHNKGKNRYINITPYDQSRVVLQATSNKEDSDYINASYLDGYKKTNCYIATQGPLASTVDEFWRMIWQEKSEVIVMLTNLIEQEKAKCVKYWPEQSQQYSDFTVTLSSVKRTLEVVIRTFRVKKEDSSMERTVTQFHYISWPDHGVPKKLTGLRSLLKRVNECNIPGSGPIVVHCSAGIGRTGTFIALDCLLKRAEEEGKVDVMQCVKKLREKRVNMVQTVEQYIFLYDSLVEFLICGDTSVEVQDLYDKMKGMEWIDPATGKDRYTTEFETLQKFSDLYMFRPCRNAHKQLNKHKNRNSEILPADDVITHLMSLTNENGSASYINAVFADRYNKQYGFVITHLPLKETLADFWALVYDYSCTTLIIMNEIQDLDETYPAFWPESGECSYGLFNVQKVLTKQSVGYTVTSLKLRKQKKETPVHLINLIQLKDWLMHQCLPRSDTIIKMLTEVQSLQQKPDDGTVLVTCWDGASRSGLFCAASIIHEQIKQEGLVDVFQAIKTLRSSRPQLIENKQQYQFCYKLALSLYSFVETYGN, translated from the exons ATGAAAAAAGGAACCAATTACACTGTGCTGCTTTCTGGACGCACATCTGCCGGTTTAGGAAAATCTTCAAATATAACATTTGAAACAGATATAAGTG AACCCGAGCCTCCTGAAGTGAGTGGAATGTTGGTTTATAACATCACTGATGCAACTGCTGTTCTTCCACTGAAACTTGTTGCGGAAGTCAATGGACCAATCAG TGCATATCAAATTATaataaagaaactgaaaaaaaaattaccaagTAAAAGAAGTCTATCAGACATGTGCCAAAGAAGTGACATACCAGCATTCAACTCCGCTGCAAGTAATGACTTGTACATTACTGCTGAGATTCCAGGCAGTGCTCTTGGAAGTGCGTTTACAATAGGAGATGGCAACATGTACCAAGGCTATTACAATGCTCCACTGTTGCCTGAAGCACATTATACAGCTATTATTCGGATCGTCAGCACTTGGAATAAG gTCACAAAGTACTCCTGCAGTGAATATGATTCATTTAGTG TATCCCCAAGGATTGTTAAAGAAAGCAATGCAGCGTGGGTAGCCTCTGGCTCATCACTGGGGATTCTGGTTATTATACTTGCAATGGCAATAGGTTACAG GAGATTATCCAGAAAATGTCAACGCAACACTGAGGAGATGGAAAGTATTTCACTGATAAATAAAG GGAATGTGGATACAGAAATTCAAGTGAAGGATTTATTAACATATGCGATcagaaaaaagaaactggagtATGAGAATGAAGACGATGAAGAAAGTGTGGGTCTCGCCAAAGAATATAGC AGTATTCCATGTGATTTGATACATCCAAATACAGTTGCAACTCAGCCACACAACAAAGGGAAGAATCGATATATAAATATCACACCTT ATGATCAATCTCGTGTTGTCCTACAAGCAACCAGCAATAAAGAGGATTCTGATTATATCAATGCCAGCTATCTGGAT ggatacaaaaaaacaaattgctACATAGCTACACAAG GCCCTCTGGCATCAACTGTAGATGAGTTTTGGAGGATGATTTGGCAAGAGAAATCAGAAGTCATTGTGATGCTTACAAACCTAATTGAGCAGGAAAAG GCTAAATGTGTAAAGTACTGGCCCGAGCAGTCACAACAGTACAGTGATTTCACTGTCACTCTATCAAGTGTAAAAAGAACGTTGGAAGTTGTTATCCGAACATTCAGAGTGAAAAAG GAGGATTCTTCCATGGAAAGGACAGTAACACAGTTTCACTACATTTCCTGGCCTGATCATGGGGTGCCTAAAAAATTGACTGGACTGAGATCTCTTTTGAAAAGGGTCAATGAATGTAACATACCTGGCAGTGGGCCTATTGTTGTGCATTGCAG tgcaggAATTGGTCGCACTGGCACTTTTATAGCCTTGGACTGCCTCTTAAAAAGGGCAGAGGAAGAAGGGAAAGTGGATGTGATGCAATGTGTGAAAAAACTGAGAGAGAAACGAGTAAATATGGTCCAGACAGTG GagcaatacatatttttatatgaTTCACTGGTAGAATTCCTTATTTGCGGAGACACTTCTGTTGAAGTTCAAGACCTATATGATAAAATGAAAGGGATGGAATGGATTGATCCTGCAACTGGAAAGGATAGGTACACAACGGAGTTTGAG aCTCTTCAGAAGTTTTCAGATTTATACATGTTCCGTCCATGTAGGAATGCTCACAAACAACTCAACAAACACAAGAACAGAAACTCAGAGATACTGCCCG cAGATGATGTAATAACACATCTCATGTCCTTGACAAATGAAAATGGATCTGCCAGTTATATCAATGCAGTCTTTGCTGAT CGCTACAATAAGCAATATGGTTTTGTAATCACACATTTACCTTTAAAGGAAACACTTGCAGATTTTTGGGCATTGGTATATGATTATAGTTGCACAACATTGATCATAATGAATGAAATCCAAGACCTAGATGAG ACTTATCCAGCATTTTGGCCTGAATCTGGAGAATGCAGTTATGGTCTGTTCAATGTCCAAAAGGTCTTAACAAAGCAGTCTGTAGGATATACAGTCACAAGCCTGAAactcaggaaacaaaaaaag GAGACTCCTGTGCATCTGATTAACCTCATACAGTTAAAGGACTGGCTAATGCACCAGTGTCTCCCACGATCAGACACCATTATTAAGATGCTTACAGAAGTGCAGAGCTTGCAACAGAAACCAGATGATGGCACTGTCCTAGTCACATGTTG GGACGGGGCATCTAGGAGTGGTCTGTTCTGTGCTGCCAGTATCATACATGAACAGATTAAGCAAGAAGGGCTGGTTGATGTATTTCAGGCAATCAAAACCTTGAGGAGCAGTCGACCTCagttaattgaaaataaa caacaATACCAATTTTGTTACAAATTGGCTTTGTCCTTGTATTCATTTGTTGAAACCTATGGAAACTGA